The stretch of DNA TTGATACATCGTCAGCTATCCGAGGATCTCTCCTTTCTTTGGGCAGCGCGGATGATATTATGAACGCGATAATGATCAACTTGGTTCTGGCAAAAGTGGACGCAGATACTCGTCTCAGCTACGATGAAAAACAATCTTTCGACGAGCTACCCAATTGGGACGACTTTTGTAAAACACTTACACACCGATGCCAGTTCCTAGAAGGTCGTCACCGGAGCGCAATCAAGAACCGCCAAAGTGATTGGTGTCAGAAGCCGAAGGCATTACCAAGTTCATTGCCGAAGGCATTTGTTACTACACAGGCTAGCTGCGTTTACTGTGAGTCAGCCACTCACTATATATCTCATTGCAAGGCCTTTGCTAAATTAAACTTAGCTCAACGGAAGGAtttcgcaaaaaatacacCCCTCTGCTTCAACTGCTTACGGAAATCTCACACTGCAACCGAATGCTCATCTAATTCGAGGTGCAGAGTCTGCCAAACAGCGCATCACACTCTCCTGCATGAATTCTCACGAAATCAAGGGCAggtagcatccatcgagggtCGGTCAACAGTTTTACATCAGAGTCAAGCAACAGCACCGCAGGCACCACAGATTTCTCTTCTAGCACGTACCGCAAAGAGAAGTCTCATACCAACAGCAGTAGTCCATATCAAGGACGGAAACGGCCAGTTTCAGATAGTCAGAGCGTTATTAGATTCAGGTTCGGAACTTAACTTGATCACGGAGGAGACTGCGAAGCGTCTGCAGTTATCAAAATGCCGCGTCAGCCAAGCGATCAGTGGTATTTCTGACACCTCAAGGCAAATCAATTACAGCGTACATACAACTCTAAAATCACGAGTTTCGGACTTTCAATGGACATCCAATTTCGCGGTGATCGCATCCATTTGTGCTCAACAACCTAGTAAGGGCGTTGACATAACTGAATGGAATATGCCAGAAGGAATCGTACTAGCTGATCCAACATTCTTTCAACACAGCAAAATCGACATTTTGATCGGAATTGAAGGATTCTTCGAAGCCATCCGAGTTGGAAAATGCACAATGGGTACGAAAATGCCCACGCTCATCAATACAAGTTTCGGATGGGTAGTTGGTGGAAGTACGATGTTGCCTACTGAGCCTGAGCGCTACAAATGCAATTTCGTTCAAAATCAACCATCTCTAGATGAAATcctttcacacttttggaaaGTGGAAGAGTATCAAACGCCACGACAAACTCTTACCGAAGAAGAACAGCTCTGTGAACAGCATTACGAGAACACAGTTGCTGTTGGATCCAACAGTCGCATTACCGTTCGACTTCCATTTAAGGAATCACCCCAAACGTTAGGCCAATCATACGACAGCGCCGCCAAACGTTTTTCCCTACTCGAACGTAGGCTAAATAACAATCAGTCCTTAAAGGAATCATATGTTCAATTCATGCGCGACTACATCACAACAGGTCACATGTCACTCATACACGACGTTGACAAAAGTGAGCCCCATTTCTTTATTCCCCACCATTGCGTGTTACGGCCCCAGAGCCTATCCACTAAGCTACGAGTAGTGTTTGATGCCAGCGCAAAATCTTCTTCCGGCGTAGCATTAAACGAAATTCTAATGGTAGGACCCACAATAAAACAAGATTTAATCACGACATTGCTTTCATTTCGGCTCAATCGTTACGCTTTATCAGGTGACATCTCAAAGATGTATCGCCAATTTGTAATTGACGAGCGAGATAGAAAATTTCAGCTAATTCTCTGGAGAGAAAACGATACAGACATTCTACAGATCTACCAACTAAATACGGTGACCTACGGTGTCTCAGCAGCTCCCTTCCTTGCCATTCGGAGTCTGTTTCACATAGCCAAGTTAAACGAATTAGAATATCCTCTCGCCGCTGCAGTACTCCGAACTGATCTATATGTCGATGATCTTCTTACAGGCGCAGACGATATAGACACTGCACTAcaaaagaaaacggaagtCTCGAAAATGCTAAGTCAGGCTGGATTGACGATGACCAAATTCAACAGTAATTCACCCACACTAGGTAATTCATCAGACGGCGAAATTTCAATGCAGCTGGAGGAATTGAAATCAACGAAAATGCTTGGACTAGCATGGCAGCCATCAGACGACGTATTCATTTTCCAGTTCAAATTCGAGTTTTCTTCGACTTCTACTAGACGGACTATCCTATCAGAAGTATCACGAATATTCGATTCGCTTGGACTTATCGCGCCTGTCCTCATGAATTGCAAAACGTTCATTCAAGATTTAGTTATCCGCAAACTTTCTTGGGATGAGCCAATTCCCAACGATCTCGGAATCGTCTGggacaacttaaaaaatgacttgCGAAACTTATCCATAGTGAAAATTCCACGATACGTATCAACCTCACAACAATACCAAAGCGAGCTTCACGGATTTGCGGACGCCTGCAAACGAGGATACGGCTGCTGCCTTTACATTCGCAGCATAATCAATGGTGTAGTAAAGGTCAGCTTATTAGTTGCAAAGTCAAGAGTCGCTCCAATTCAATCCTTGTCAATCCCAAAGCTTGAGCTCTCTGCAGCCGTGCTGCTTAATAGAACATATCAAAAGTTCAAACACAAACTCGAGCCTTACATCTCAAAGGTATACTTTTGGACCGATGCGAAGACCGTTCTACAATGGCTTGGGAAACACTCGTCGCAATTGCCAACTTTTGAATCTCACAGGATATCTGAGCTTCAGTCGTACACACAAGATGTTGAATGGCGCTACGTATCAACAAGCAAAAATCCTGCGGACATCGTATCCAGAGGATGCTCAGTAAAGGATCTTGAGCATAACATGTGGTTTACTGGACCCGACTTCCTGAAAGGGTCGGAAAGCGAATGGCCTTGTCTGCCTAATCCAGTAAATCCACCCCTCCAGTCATCAATCGAGATGCAACCCAAATCTATGATAGTCGAAACTTCGAGTGCTATTGTAGTACCCAGCATTCTAGATGATCTTATCGAGCGGTCATCGTCATACTTTCGTATCCTGCGTACGCTATCCTTCATTTTTAGAGTATTTAATAGGGTCCCTGCAGCTAGACATTCAACTGTTCAAAATGTAGTACACGTGCCAGCGATCGAGCTAAATCAAACGTTTTGGAGAATCGTAGCACAAATTCAGCAAACGGTATATAGCACAGAGATCAATTTATTACTGAATGACAAGCCATTAAAGTCTAGCTTTCAAGGACTGACTCCGTATTTAGACAAAATGCATATCGGCAATGCAATCCTGATCCTGGTGAGAGTAGGGGGAAGACTGGATAATTCCGATCTGCCATACAGCGCTAAGCATCCAGCCATTTTGCCAAAACAGCATCGCTTTACACGGCTATACGTCGAGTTCCTTCACCGTTCCAACCTACATGCAGGACCGAAAGTCTTGCTTTCCTTACTTCGCGAAAACGTTTGGGTCATCAACGGCAGAGCGTTAGTGCGTCAAGTGGTACGGGAATGCACTCACTGCTTCCACTACAAGCCTCGCCTTATGTCCCAGATCATGGGAAATCTCCCTCCAGATCGACTTGTCGGCGAACGAGCGTTCCTGGTGTCAGGCGTCGATTTTTGCGGTCCCTTCCTGACCTCATACAAAATTCGAAGCAAGTCCCCGTACAAAACTTACGCTTCAATATTTGTGTGCTTTGCAACGAAGGCTACCCACATCGAACTAGTTTCCGAGCTTACAACTAATGCTTTCTTATCCTGCATTCGAAGGTTTATTGCCCGGCGTGGGTTACCGCAACGCATCTACTGCGATAACGCAAAAAACTTCGTGGGAGCTGCCAACAAAATGAAGGAGTTCCAAACTGCATTACTGGAGCCTGAATCCATCAGTCTTCTAGAGTCATACAGCGCTCGCAAGGGATTCTCATTCTGTTTCATCCCTCCCAGAGCCCCACATTTCGGCGGCCTCTGGGAGGCGGCTGTCAAATCAGCTAAAACGCTCCTGCTGAAAAACATCGCAGAAGCAAACTTTACATACGAAGAGCTCCTGACCGTCCTCGCAGAAGTCAAAGCCATATTGAATTCACGCCCCATTGCGCCAGTATCGGACGACCCAAATGATGGAGCTGCATTGTCGCCGGCCCATTTCCTAATTGGGTCAGCTTTATTGTCTGCACCAGATGAATCTCTCTATAACCCAACAGAGGAGGACGACGACTCCAAGTTGCGCTATCTAACCAGATGGCAACGCGTGACATTCATCAATCAACACTTTTGGCGCAGGTGGCGAAGGGACTACATCCATTCTCTTCAAGTTCGCGGCAAGTGGACCAAGCCGCAAGCCAACATCCAGGTCGGTCAACTCGTCATCGTGCACGAGGACAACTTTCCTCCTCGATGCTGGAGCCTAGCAAGAGTCACTGGAGTTACTTACGGACGAGACCACCGAGTACGAGTCGTGGATCTGCATACCGCTAAAGGCCCCCTGCGTAGGGCAATTCATAAATTAGCTCCTCTTCCTTTTGATTGTAATTGAAAGATCTGCGTACTTTCAACGAGGGGAGTATGTCGGAGGAGCATTTGAATATAACGTAAACTTAGTTAAATCAATGTAACTgtatggcaactctgtaagcTAGGGCTAACGCGTTGCAACTCCCACCTAGTGTTGCATAACGTGGCTTCTAAGCTCAAAGTCCACTACTGAAATACTCTCGACGACGACGCACATCACGCGCCGCTTTTTctccaaataaatttataactaCATTCTAAAGCCGACTTCTTATTCTTGTACTGCGCCCGGTGAACATAAAACAAGTTCGGCCGCGATCGAACAAAGggccatccccaaattagttcaatccttaaaaaaaaaattcgttgatcaatttactaaaagcgtataCCGCCaactcgatgcggttttgctttagttttcggtaatttaagttttaattaaacgcTTAACTCGGAGTCGAGCTATTTTGTAGAGCTTTGCTAAGAGACCCCAAAAGTATGCCGTACTTTTTTTCTTCAGGTTTTAGTGAACATTTTGCGcgcaaaaatttgattttagtgtgactaacatctaatATCTATTTTTACGCTCAATAATCGATCATGGTACTTTCGAAGTCTATATCTATCTTTTTAATCTGGACTatgcaaatataaatgtagcatacatttgtgatgacttcagaatatgtcaaataaacaataaacaaattaaacaaatagtttgtcttatctcatactttatcgTGAGTGAAAATGAATTGATTGCgccttctagttatttttttaaaaatgataaaccgaaaagtacgaAAAATTTTCCGACTGTGGTTAGGATTATCtacatcatataaaattccaagaaattgtacttttagttcgttggaaagttcaatcttttaagaaaaaaacgcaaaaaactgcatacCTCTAAgtgtcctaggaaagaaattgcagatttttggacaaaaaaattaattttctggcccagtgtgcgttGCAGTCTTAGCCTTGGCCTAGCGTCATAAATCtggtatcttgatctgggCGTTGAGCACTCGGATTCCACGGTACTCTCACGGCCACGCACTCGATTGAATCCTCGCACTTGTATTCTTGATATCTGGTTTACTTGTTGTACTTCcgctcgcgtatcttggttgtctgTCCTGTACTCCGGCTGCCAGCGTCGCATCTTTCGACCGACACGTCCCGTGCCTCCTGGCTGCATGAACTGCGGCGCTTACTCCACTGACTGTCGCGCAAACTCCAACTGACTGCCTTGAGCTGCGCTTGCGCCGTCCTTTTATAGGCTGCACACGGCTCGCTAGGGTCCAATGTCCAAGTGTGTCCCTTTAGTTCCCATTGCACACGGCACGcatcgggtccaaggtccaagatGTCCCGTTAATTCACGATGCATCCTCTTTGCGCCGGTTCAAAGTCCACGGCTTTACCATTCGACCTTAATGCCCTTCGGCGgcgtgggtccaaggtccagcgcGGCACCGTTATTTTGCGGTCTCTCCGCTTTGGCTGGGTCCAAAGTCCAGTATTCACCGGTGGACCTGGATGCCCTTGGATTCTGCCACATTCTCGCTGCCTTCGCTGTTGCTAGGGGCTCTCCTGCCTCGAGATTTGTAGGAAGTTTTTCGACTTGACTTCCTCACAACCTTTCCGTTGTTGAATGTGACCTCTTAAGCTTAACTCAAGAAGTAACGCCATTTCATCAAATTCATCTCGAAACGGTTGGCCAATTTGACTAAAATCGAGACACTCTAGTAAGTCTTGATTACGGTTATAAGtggttttaatttgattaattagGTGTAAGCGAACATCCAAATCGATAACACTGATTGATCCAATTTTGTCATCAATGCCGATGACTTTAAGTCGATCAAAAGAAACCTAAGTTTTGCGTTTCAGAGAAACGATCTTCTCAGGAGGCAATTCAGGATTcaacatttatattaattttattgtaaataaaaattcggataaaatggaatttaaagTTATCTGAACGAAAACTTCTTTAGAAGACTGTGTGTGCAAGCGCCAACAAACGCTGTGAAGTTTGTTCGTATGTTTGTATGTGCTTGCAGTTGAACCATTTTAAGACTCCGTTTGATGAAACAAATTTGATCCCATTATTGGCAAATCCACTGGCTGTTATCAACTTTATTGCACAACACTTTAAGCTTTGGctccaaaattattttcagtttaaaCTTTTCAACGAACTCCAGAACCACagtcacgtcggggtcaccattgTTGACGCTGCCAGCTTTTTAGCagctttattttttccaataaTAACTCGTAtatttaatcgttataatACATATTCATTTGGAGAAAAGAAGAAGATACGCAGTACGGACGTGCAAAAAGTGGCTCctgaattattttcaaaatataagaatCCTGGTCCGCCATAGCCCTGCTGGACGTACCTAAACACTGTCACTTGGCAGGGGCTACATCGGCTCCGTGAAATCTCTGGCCAAACACCTCCGGATCTGGCTAAAATCACTTGGTATCGCCCCTCCCAAACCGACCTGGAAACGCGGCTTTTCACTCAAACAGACCATTTTTGTTGGTGGAAACCGACGGCAAAGGaggaaaaccaaaagaaaaaaccactCAGAAGACCGGCAATGATTAGGCGCAAACTAAACTAGTGACGGAACACAACAGCTGAGAAGCAATCACAGTGAGTCGGATCCAAAGCTCTTGCTTATCGAACGCACACCAGAATAATAGCTTAGTCCAATCTACGGTCCCAGCTTTAGCCAATAGGTGGCGTCTAGAAaagtttagaaaaaatataaagcagCGTTTTAGGCATTCTGTTAAATCTCATCTCTGcacaaaactaaataaaaatgttaggaCTCGCCAGGACCCCTACTAAGCCTCAGGGTACCGGTCAGACCGGGACATTCAATG from Drosophila takahashii strain IR98-3 E-12201 chromosome 2R, DtakHiC1v2, whole genome shotgun sequence encodes:
- the LOC138912191 gene encoding uncharacterized protein; translation: MHIGNAILILVRVGGRLDNSDLPYSAKHPAILPKQHRFTRLYVEFLHRSNLHAGPKVLLSLLRENVWVINGRALVRQVVRECTHCFHYKPRLMSQIMGNLPPDRLVGERAFLVSGVDFCGPFLTSYKIRSKSPYKTYASIFVCFATKATHIELVSELTTNAFLSCIRRFIARRGLPQRIYCDNAKNFVGAANKMKEFQTALLEPESISLLESYSARKGFSFCFIPPRAPHFGGLWEAAVKSAKTLLLKNIAEANFTYEELLTVLAEVKAILNSRPIAPVSDDPNDGAALSPAHFLIGSALLSAPDESLYNPTEEDDDSKLRYLTRWQRVTFINQHFWRRWRRDYIHSLQVRGKWTKPQANIQVGQLVIVHEDNFPPRCWSLARVTGVTYGRDHRVRVVDLHTAKGPLRRAIHKLAPLPFDCN